One part of the Burkholderia vietnamiensis LMG 10929 genome encodes these proteins:
- a CDS encoding GlxA family transcriptional regulator produces the protein MTHTNVAHSVDEAEGDVGGRRSRKSRDIGVVVFEGFSLLAAAAVCEVFEAANEIYAPHAASLPLYDVRFYSSRGGNVVWSSAVSVRTFACDAALADTFDAVFVAGGEGARRAARDARVIDWLRVVVPKAGMVETISEGRMLIDAARSGAHGADAVVVDYDGYGPARAALSLVERDLGGDAVRAIASRLALNDALVTAEHDDARHGAPVERVRAAADWLRRNCDRSISVSDAVRVAAMSERNFLRHFKQEIGTTPSEFLLQVRLERTVQLLMETDMPIGTIARQCGWGNGDRLAKIFRRHLDVTPSQYRLRARSNGDVRPI, from the coding sequence ATGACGCACACGAATGTCGCTCATTCGGTAGATGAAGCGGAAGGAGATGTTGGAGGGAGACGGTCGCGCAAGAGTCGAGATATCGGCGTTGTCGTATTCGAGGGATTCTCGTTGCTCGCGGCGGCTGCGGTATGCGAGGTGTTCGAGGCAGCCAATGAGATTTATGCGCCTCATGCGGCCTCGCTTCCGCTGTATGACGTTCGGTTCTATTCGTCGCGAGGTGGAAACGTCGTGTGGTCGTCGGCCGTCAGCGTACGCACGTTTGCTTGCGATGCGGCGTTGGCCGATACCTTCGACGCGGTGTTCGTCGCAGGTGGAGAAGGTGCGCGGCGCGCTGCGCGTGACGCGCGGGTGATCGATTGGCTGAGGGTCGTCGTGCCGAAGGCCGGCATGGTCGAGACCATCAGCGAAGGCAGGATGTTGATCGACGCCGCGCGAAGCGGTGCGCACGGGGCCGATGCAGTCGTCGTCGATTACGACGGTTACGGGCCGGCTCGCGCCGCGTTGTCTCTGGTCGAGCGCGATCTCGGCGGCGATGCGGTACGAGCGATCGCGTCGCGGCTCGCGCTGAACGACGCGCTGGTTACGGCGGAGCATGACGACGCGCGCCACGGTGCGCCCGTCGAGCGGGTACGGGCGGCAGCGGACTGGTTGCGCAGGAACTGCGATCGGTCGATATCGGTTAGCGACGCGGTGCGGGTTGCGGCAATGAGCGAACGGAACTTCCTGCGGCATTTCAAGCAGGAGATCGGAACGACACCGTCCGAGTTTCTGCTGCAGGTGCGCCTGGAGCGCACGGTGCAGCTGCTGATGGAGACCGACATGCCGATCGGCACGATCGCTCGGCAATGCGGGTGGGGAAACGGTGATCGCCTGGCGAAGATATTCCGGCGGCACCTGGATGTGACGCCTTCGCAATACCGGTTGCGGGCCCGCTCGAACGGGGACGTGCGACCGATTTAG
- a CDS encoding polysaccharide biosynthesis/export family protein, giving the protein MRCILDRREARATEIRRLGTRIVIGAAMSAALSACSVAPGMRMSSQATLPVTGGDESTSQQNLQIPITDINMALIQEMREAAQRLGESQLNDLVGKPEPYTLGVGDVLQITVWDHPELAAAQGTQTSTNSRPYDPVQGFVIDDNGNVQIPYAGSVHVAGMRIDQAQRVVQAALQRVFVKPQVTVRVSSFRAKQVYVDGEVHTPGVIPVNDVPMTLNEAINRAGGFSPTADQSRMVVVRNGKSYRIDLTRMLDRNVNPSKILLRNGDLLRVVSREDNGAFVMGEVSKPITALPLRNGRLTLSDALSQAGSVNSASADAAQLYVIRGASEAKPQVFHLNAHSPVSMVLANQFELQPKDVVYVDGNALVRFSRVLSLLLPAINAGLTGAVLTK; this is encoded by the coding sequence ATGAGATGTATTTTGGATCGGCGCGAGGCCAGGGCGACGGAAATCCGCCGTCTTGGCACACGAATCGTGATCGGCGCGGCGATGAGCGCGGCACTGTCGGCATGCTCGGTGGCGCCGGGCATGCGCATGTCGTCGCAAGCGACATTGCCGGTTACAGGCGGCGATGAAAGTACTTCGCAGCAGAACCTGCAGATTCCGATCACCGATATCAACATGGCGTTGATTCAGGAGATGCGTGAGGCAGCGCAGCGGCTCGGCGAATCGCAGCTCAACGACCTGGTAGGCAAACCGGAGCCGTACACGCTCGGCGTGGGCGACGTATTGCAGATCACCGTCTGGGACCACCCGGAACTTGCAGCTGCGCAGGGTACACAGACTTCGACGAATTCGCGGCCGTACGACCCTGTACAGGGGTTCGTCATCGACGACAACGGCAACGTGCAAATACCGTATGCCGGCAGCGTCCATGTCGCCGGTATGCGTATCGACCAGGCGCAACGTGTCGTTCAGGCCGCGTTGCAACGGGTGTTCGTGAAGCCCCAGGTTACGGTGCGCGTTTCCTCGTTTCGTGCAAAGCAGGTGTATGTGGACGGGGAAGTGCATACACCGGGCGTCATCCCGGTCAACGATGTCCCGATGACGTTGAACGAGGCGATCAACCGCGCGGGCGGATTCAGCCCGACGGCCGATCAGAGCCGGATGGTCGTCGTGCGAAATGGCAAGTCGTACCGTATCGACCTCACGCGGATGCTCGACCGCAACGTCAATCCTTCGAAGATCCTGCTTCGGAACGGCGATCTGCTGCGCGTCGTTTCGCGCGAGGACAACGGCGCGTTCGTGATGGGTGAAGTCAGCAAGCCTATTACGGCATTGCCGTTGCGGAACGGACGCCTGACGTTGAGCGATGCACTCTCGCAGGCCGGTAGCGTGAATAGCGCGAGTGCCGATGCCGCGCAACTGTACGTGATACGCGGTGCGTCGGAAGCGAAGCCGCAGGTTTTTCATCTGAACGCTCACTCGCCGGTTTCGATGGTGCTGGCAAACCAGTTCGAGCTGCAGCCAAAGGACGTCGTGTATGTGGACGGCAACGCGCTCGTGCGTTTCAGCCGCGTACTGAGCCTGTTGCTGCCCGCGATCAACGCAGGTCTGACCGGCGCGGTGCTGACCAAATGA
- a CDS encoding mannose-1-phosphate guanylyltransferase/mannose-6-phosphate isomerase yields MSAFTETAHDETGSVDPDRGDAVRAKVRVAPVILAGGSGSRLWPMSREQYPKQLIGVLGADSLLQATVQRMTGFTAGESEVSAPIVVCGDEHRFVTAEQLRASGLAASIVVEPARRDTAPALTLAAAVAHADGQDAIVVAMPADHAIADTPAFHRAIALAVEHARRGAIATLGVPPTRPDTGFGYIKLGEALDGGAHRIERFVEKPAAELAAQYVESRAYWWNSGIFVVRASVWLDTLRALQPDMHAACLTAYVQGKTDGPFFRPHEQAFLQSPADSIDYAVMERLASTAVGAEGVVVPLDAGWSDLGSWDAVWEALDKDADGNVGRGKVVFEGATSSFVHSEGRLVACVGVTNAVVVETADAVLVADRSRVQDVKGLVSRIRAQQAPEADAHRKVRRPWGYYDSIDHGARFQVKRIVVHPGGRLSLQLHHHRAEHWIVVSGTALVTRGDEQFMLGENQSTFIPLGVTHRLENPGKLPLELIEVQSGSYLGEDDIVRFDDTYGRA; encoded by the coding sequence ATGTCGGCATTCACCGAGACAGCACACGACGAAACGGGATCGGTCGATCCCGACCGCGGCGACGCAGTGCGGGCGAAGGTTCGAGTCGCGCCGGTCATTCTCGCGGGTGGATCGGGGTCGCGCTTGTGGCCCATGTCGCGCGAGCAATATCCGAAACAGCTGATCGGCGTGCTGGGTGCCGACTCGCTGCTGCAGGCGACGGTTCAGCGCATGACCGGCTTTACAGCTGGCGAGAGCGAAGTGTCGGCGCCGATCGTCGTATGCGGCGATGAACACCGCTTCGTCACGGCGGAGCAGCTTCGTGCGAGCGGGCTCGCCGCAAGCATCGTCGTCGAGCCCGCGCGGCGCGATACGGCACCTGCACTGACGCTCGCCGCAGCCGTGGCGCATGCCGATGGCCAGGACGCGATCGTCGTCGCGATGCCGGCCGATCACGCCATTGCCGATACTCCGGCGTTTCACCGTGCGATCGCATTGGCGGTCGAGCATGCACGGCGCGGTGCGATTGCGACGCTGGGCGTGCCGCCCACGCGTCCGGATACCGGTTTCGGCTACATCAAGCTCGGCGAAGCGCTCGACGGCGGCGCGCATCGCATCGAGCGATTCGTCGAGAAACCGGCTGCCGAACTCGCCGCGCAGTATGTCGAGTCGCGCGCGTACTGGTGGAACAGCGGGATCTTCGTCGTGCGTGCGAGCGTGTGGCTCGACACGTTGCGTGCGCTGCAGCCGGACATGCACGCGGCCTGCCTCACTGCGTACGTGCAAGGCAAGACCGACGGCCCGTTCTTCCGCCCGCATGAGCAAGCCTTCCTGCAGTCGCCGGCGGATTCGATCGACTATGCCGTGATGGAGCGCCTGGCGTCCACGGCGGTCGGGGCGGAGGGCGTGGTCGTGCCGCTCGATGCGGGTTGGTCGGATCTCGGCTCGTGGGACGCCGTGTGGGAGGCGCTCGACAAGGACGCCGACGGCAACGTCGGTCGCGGCAAGGTCGTATTCGAGGGCGCGACGTCGAGCTTCGTTCATTCGGAAGGGCGCCTCGTCGCATGCGTGGGTGTGACCAATGCGGTGGTCGTCGAAACGGCGGATGCCGTGCTCGTGGCGGATCGCTCGCGTGTGCAGGATGTGAAGGGCCTCGTGAGCCGCATTCGCGCGCAGCAGGCGCCGGAGGCCGACGCGCACCGCAAGGTGCGGCGCCCGTGGGGCTACTACGACTCGATCGATCACGGCGCGCGCTTCCAGGTCAAGCGCATCGTCGTGCATCCCGGCGGCCGGCTGTCGCTTCAGCTACACCATCACCGCGCCGAACACTGGATCGTCGTGAGTGGGACTGCGCTCGTCACGCGCGGCGACGAGCAATTCATGCTCGGCGAGAACCAGTCCACGTTCATTCCGCTGGGCGTGACACATCGGCTCGAGAACCCGGGCAAGTTGCCGCTCGAGCTCATCGAAGTGCAATCGGGATCGTATCTTGGCGAAGACGACATCGTACGGTTCGATGACACGTATGGGCGTGCGTGA
- a CDS encoding GlxA family transcriptional regulator → MMLTVPNVITTGSRVSGDRGRTIGRRRDSVIILLLDGFSIMQMGRLAAVFELANRLERVNASFEDRYELRLHSSHGGAVRSSSGVQIWTDAPRPLDTSSVQAMFVLGGQGRVNGLDEPFIGWLHHAHQRARVVKGDGAGVEMLSAIRLNQKTPETVPPALQASLAVCNPGEAEQSSDGDEGMFAAALSIVVRDAGYEIAQEIVACMMPGASRKFASVLFGAQEARASELIRAAALHLRANSANRISIANAAQAAAMSERNFLRRFKNEIGVTPTEFVLRVRLEKACCMLVETDLPADKVARRVGLGSGDRLAKLFRQHLSMSPTEYRAAARDRMIASADGVEWRNGTFRR, encoded by the coding sequence ATGATGCTGACAGTGCCGAATGTAATTACAACGGGGTCGCGAGTGAGCGGGGATCGGGGTCGAACTATCGGTCGTCGACGTGACAGCGTAATCATTCTGTTGCTCGACGGTTTTTCCATTATGCAAATGGGCAGGCTGGCTGCAGTATTCGAACTCGCCAATCGGCTCGAGCGCGTCAATGCGTCGTTTGAGGACCGTTATGAACTGCGGCTTCACTCGAGTCATGGCGGCGCCGTGCGCTCGTCGTCGGGCGTGCAGATCTGGACCGACGCGCCGCGTCCGCTCGATACGAGCAGCGTGCAAGCGATGTTCGTGCTGGGCGGGCAGGGGCGGGTGAACGGGCTCGACGAGCCGTTCATCGGCTGGCTGCATCATGCGCATCAGCGTGCGCGCGTGGTCAAGGGGGACGGCGCCGGCGTCGAAATGCTGAGCGCGATCCGGTTGAACCAGAAGACTCCCGAGACCGTGCCGCCCGCGCTGCAGGCGTCGTTGGCGGTGTGCAATCCGGGCGAAGCCGAGCAGAGCAGCGATGGCGACGAGGGCATGTTCGCCGCTGCGTTGTCGATCGTCGTGCGCGATGCCGGCTACGAGATCGCGCAGGAAATCGTCGCCTGCATGATGCCGGGCGCGAGCCGCAAGTTCGCGAGCGTGTTGTTCGGCGCGCAGGAGGCGCGCGCCAGCGAATTGATTCGTGCTGCCGCGCTTCATCTGCGCGCGAACAGCGCAAATCGCATCTCGATCGCCAATGCCGCTCAGGCGGCGGCGATGAGCGAGCGGAATTTTCTGCGGCGCTTCAAGAACGAGATCGGCGTGACGCCCACCGAGTTCGTGCTGCGAGTGCGGCTCGAGAAGGCATGCTGCATGCTGGTCGAAACCGACTTGCCGGCCGACAAGGTCGCGCGCCGTGTCGGTCTCGGCAGCGGAGACCGTCTCGCGAAGCTGTTCCGACAGCATCTGTCGATGTCGCCGACCGAGTATCGCGCGGCCGCTCGGGACCGCATGATCGCGTCCGCGGACGGCGTCGAATGGCGCAACGGCACGTTCCGCCGCTGA
- a CDS encoding GDP-mannose mannosyl hydrolase, with product MLPLDTFLRIVDATPLVAIDLIISNEDGAYLLGHRTNRPAQGFWFVPGGRIHKNERLDDAFRRIARDELGCSDLERADAELVGIYDHLYEDNFGGAPDITTHYVVMGYKLRGNLNLVSLPNAQHTAYRWATADEIAADRSIHPNTQAYFAPAR from the coding sequence ATGTTGCCGCTCGATACCTTCTTGCGCATCGTCGACGCAACGCCGCTCGTTGCGATCGACCTGATCATCTCGAACGAGGACGGCGCATACCTGCTCGGCCATCGCACCAACCGTCCCGCTCAGGGCTTCTGGTTCGTGCCTGGCGGACGCATTCACAAGAACGAACGCCTCGACGATGCATTTCGACGGATTGCGCGCGATGAACTCGGATGCAGCGATCTCGAGCGCGCCGACGCGGAGCTGGTCGGCATCTACGATCATCTCTATGAAGACAACTTCGGCGGTGCACCGGACATCACGACACATTACGTCGTGATGGGATACAAGCTGCGCGGCAATCTGAACCTCGTATCGCTTCCGAACGCGCAGCACACCGCGTACCGATGGGCGACTGCCGACGAGATTGCCGCCGACCGGTCGATCCATCCGAACACGCAAGCCTACTTCGCGCCCGCGCGCTGA
- a CDS encoding undecaprenyl-phosphate glucose phosphotransferase has product MFGLQGMMARLVDIAVIVAGSLLASQFRYQTVSESHFDSALVTFSIAFALVLFPAFGVYESWRGRSMLRLSGKISLAWFAVQACGIVLMFSLHRSDVISRLWFVYWTAMTGSALIASRIGTHLFLRSVRHAGINLRRVAVVGHAQHCQQVIRNIEESPASGFRPAAVFDLQPVVAGVSPRVPVFTELDEFAKFVRETGVQEIWLALPLSEEATILRFVNAFGDDLVNIRFIPDVRSVALFDGEMVDLMGAPAINLVASPMPRHAMWKKELFDRLFAAVALIGLLPVMVVIAIAVKLSSRGPVFFKQYRKGADGREFQILKFRTMRVHVEQAGVVTQATKTDSRITRVGRFLRKTSLDELPQFLNVLRGEMSVVGPRPHAIEHDRLYQKVVDGYIHRYRIKPGITGWAQVNGYRGETDRLEKMQKRVEYDLYYLRNWSFALDMRIVLATVAKGLVNANAY; this is encoded by the coding sequence ATGTTCGGTCTGCAAGGAATGATGGCTCGACTCGTCGATATCGCGGTGATCGTCGCCGGCTCGTTGCTGGCGTCGCAATTTCGCTATCAGACGGTTTCTGAATCGCACTTCGACAGCGCGCTGGTGACGTTCTCGATCGCCTTTGCACTCGTGCTGTTTCCGGCGTTCGGCGTGTATGAATCGTGGCGTGGGCGCTCGATGCTCAGGCTGAGCGGAAAGATCTCGCTCGCGTGGTTCGCCGTGCAGGCGTGCGGCATCGTGCTGATGTTCTCGCTGCATCGATCGGACGTGATCTCGCGGTTGTGGTTCGTCTACTGGACCGCGATGACCGGGAGTGCGTTGATCGCGTCGCGCATCGGCACGCATCTGTTCCTGCGCAGCGTCCGCCACGCGGGCATCAACCTGCGTCGTGTTGCCGTGGTGGGGCATGCGCAGCATTGCCAGCAGGTGATTCGCAACATCGAGGAGTCGCCGGCGAGCGGGTTTCGCCCGGCTGCGGTGTTCGATCTGCAGCCGGTCGTCGCGGGTGTTTCGCCTCGAGTGCCGGTATTCACGGAGCTCGACGAGTTCGCGAAGTTCGTGCGCGAGACCGGTGTGCAGGAAATCTGGCTGGCGCTGCCCTTGTCGGAGGAGGCGACGATCCTGCGGTTCGTCAATGCGTTCGGCGACGACCTGGTGAACATCCGTTTCATTCCCGACGTGCGCAGCGTCGCGCTGTTCGACGGCGAGATGGTCGACCTCATGGGTGCGCCGGCGATCAATCTCGTGGCATCGCCGATGCCGCGCCACGCGATGTGGAAGAAGGAACTGTTCGATCGCCTGTTCGCAGCCGTTGCATTGATCGGGCTGCTGCCGGTGATGGTCGTGATCGCGATCGCGGTGAAGTTGTCGTCGCGCGGGCCGGTGTTCTTCAAGCAGTACCGCAAGGGGGCCGATGGACGAGAGTTCCAGATCCTCAAGTTCAGGACGATGCGCGTGCACGTCGAGCAGGCCGGCGTGGTCACGCAGGCGACGAAGACCGATTCGCGCATCACGCGGGTGGGGCGCTTCCTCAGAAAGACCAGTCTCGACGAGTTGCCGCAATTCCTCAACGTGCTGCGCGGCGAGATGTCGGTGGTCGGGCCGCGGCCGCACGCGATCGAGCACGACCGGCTGTATCAGAAGGTCGTCGACGGCTACATCCATCGCTATCGGATCAAGCCCGGCATCACCGGATGGGCACAGGTGAACGGGTATCGCGGGGAAACCGATCGGCTCGAGAAGATGCAGAAGCGGGTGGAGTACGACCTTTATTACCTGCGGAACTGGTCGTTCGCGCTGGATATGCGGATCGTGTTGGCGACGGTGGCGAAGGGGTTGGTCAATGCGAATGCTTATTGA